The nucleotide window ATCCCGGTCGCTGTGAATGCCACCAGTATCGCAGTTGGTGCGATTGTCTGGCCTATCGGTTGCATCTTCTTATGCACCCGGATAACCGGTAACCGTCCAATTCCCGTGCTGGTGACCGGGGTACTCGCGAGCGGTTTCAGCGCATTTCCTTACCTACTCCTTGATTTCGGCGTCCTCTACCCGAATTTCCTCTCTGTTGCGCTGCTTCCCGCCTGCGTTGCTCTTGCGGCCATGGTTCTAAGGGTAAGCAGCGATAACCGCCAGCCATGGATGGTCAGTTTCCTTGCGCTGCTCGCCAGTCTCCCAGGCCTCGGCCTCGCGCATCCCAGTACTTTGATGGCCCTTGCCGCCCTGTTCCTCCCTCTCGGCGGTGTCGCCATGGTTCGCCACTGGCGCCAGCTCAGGCGGCGGAGAGCACATGCCGCCCGGTTCATCCCGTCTTTCGCCGCGCTTGTCTGCTACACAGCTGCCGTAGTCGTGCTGTGGCAGGAACTCCGTCCCAGTGAAACTGCATCGCAATGGGAACCTTTTCAAACCAACGCGCGCGCGGTAGGTGAAATCCTCGCCGCAGCTCCTATGGGGGAACCAGCAGCGTGGATGATCATGTTCCTGACATTCGCCGGCCTACTTCACATCGTGCTAAAGCGAGGGACATGGTGGGGTTTCGGCATATTCCTCGTGACAGCTTTTCTCTATGTCGTGGCCTCGTCAGAGCCACAGGGCGACTTCAGAAACCTCATCACCGGCGTTTGGTACAACGACAGTTTCAGGCTTGCAGCCCTGCTGCCCGTCACGACGATAGTCCTCGCTTCGATCGGAGGCTCATGGATCGTAACCGCAACCGCACAACACCTACAGGAGCGGGGAAAGCACATCGTGCTTCAGCGGGTCCATCCGCGCCTGACGACGACGGTACCCGCAATCGCCGCCACAATCACAGCGGTCGCAGTGCTTGTCCCCCTCGTTCAAGGCCCCTCCGTCAGCGTGCCAGTTCGTGAAGCACATAGGCTGAACTACGATCTCAACGAGGAGTCTGCTCTGTCCGTTGATGAGCGGGAGCTCATTGGCCGACTTCCTCAGCATGTCCCCGATGATGCTGTAGTTGCTGGTAATCCATGGAGTGGGATGGCATATGCGTACGCGCTTTCAGGAGTTGAGGTACTTACTCCGCATCTGGGGACCACCGGAGCACCGGAGAACCTTCAGTTGCTCATGGAGCTCGACCAAGCGGCCACCAACCCGGCGATCTGTCCACTCCTTGAGAGCACTGGAGTGCAATATGTGCTTGAATTCGCGGGCAAGGAGATCCATGCAGGCGACCACTTCTATCCCGGAGTTGAGGGTCTTGCCGGTCAGCCAGGCTTGAGGGTCCTTGACTCAGAAGGTCAGGCGACTCTGTACGAGATCACCACCTGCTGAGACCTCACAGTGCGCTATGACCTTAGCCTAGCGACGACGTCTCCTACCGACCCGTCCATCACGATGTGTCCGTTCTCGAGCAGAATGCCACGCTCGCAGATCTGCGAAACAAGGTCCAAGTCGTGACTTACAACGACTAGGGTTCGGCCAGCCGCCGCCAACTCCTTGATTTTGGCTATGCATTTTTTTTGAAACGGCTCGTCCCCGACAGCGAGTATCTCGTCGACCAGAAAGACCTCAGGATTGGTGTGGACGGCTACTGAGAACGCGAGACGCAGGTACATACCCGAAGAGTAAAACTTCACTTCGGTATCGATGAACTGACCGATTTCGGAGAACTCGACAATGGAATCAAAGCACGCTTCTATCTGCTTCTCACTCATGCCGAGAATTGCACCGTTGAGATAGACATTGTCCCGACCGCTGAGATCAGGATGAAACCCTGCCCCCACTTCAATCAGACCAGCGACTCTTCCTCGTGTGAGCACCGTACCGACATCCGGAAGCATGACACCAGAGATGTGTTTCAGCAGGGTTGATTTTCCCGAGCCGTTCAGTCCGAGTAGCGCGACCGTTTCACCTTGCTCAATCTCGAGCGAGACACCCCTCAAAGCAAAAAACTTCTCTGATAAGTCGCCTTTTCGGCCCCTCATCAACCAAACGAATGCTTCCTTGATAGACCGCGTGTGCCGCAGCACGAACTGCTTTGAAACGTTGTGAACGTGTATAGCCGTACTCACTCATAGCTCCTGGGCGAAACGCCCCTCAAGGCGTCGAAAAGTGTACTGACCGAGCACAATGACGAGAACCGCCGTCGCAACTCCTATCGGTAACCACACTCCGAAGAGGTTCGGGGGTGCCGCTGTTGCGGCATCGGTGATCGACGTAGTCGTCGGTTTCCAGAACGCGAAGTGAAACAATTCCACGGCAATAGTGAGCGGATTCGCTTGGTAAACAGCAAGAAAACCCGTGCCTAGGGTATCGCGAACCATTGTCCATGAGTAGAGCACCGGGGAAGCCCAAGTGGCTATCATCAACAACATATCGACAAAATTCTCCGAGTCCCGGAAATAGACATTTGCGGCGCCGAAGAACAGCCCCAATCCAGTCGCAAGGAGTGCAACGATCACGAATCCCGCCGCAGCTGCAGCTACTTCAAAAATTCCCGGCGTCCATCCAGTGAAAAGACAAGCGGCAAGCAAGACCACTAGCTGCGGAAAAAAATGTACGGCGGAAACCCAAACTGAAGCGACTGGAAAAAGTTCCCGCGGCAGGTAGATCTTCTTGATCAAGCCACCGTTGCCGACAATCGAACGGGAGGCATTGCCGAGCGCCTCGGTAAAAAAATTGATGAGAATAATCCCAGAAAACAAATAGATAGGATAGTTTTCGGTATTGCGATTCATTCCCAAGAACACACCAAGCGCGAACCAAAAGACCACGAACTGCACGCCGGGTTTCACGTACGACCAGAGGAGTCCCAGCACCGATCCCCGATAGCGGACCTTGAGCTCCTTAGCAACCAGAAGTTGCAATAGGTACCGAGATCGCAGTACGTCTTTCAAGCCGCGCCCGAGTCCAGGCGCAACCAGTTCCCCGCTCAATCTCCCTGACTCTTCTGGGAAGAAGCCTCGAACGTCTTTTTCCACGATTCGAACGACGTGAGTTCGGGCAGCGCTGCACGATACTGCTCGCGGAGACGGGGCCAGTGCCGCAGAATCTCGGCATTGAGGCGTGCCGACTCTGCTAGCAGCGCCCGCAACTTCTGCGGGTCCCGCTGATACCAGGATGCGCCAGTGCCCTCAGCGTTCGAAACCACTGCACTGTCATATTGCGACATTCGCCACCACTTGTTGTCCTGATGCGCCACAAACGCTTGCGGACGCTCCTTGCTGGACTGCAGCACAGGCTTACTGAGCTGACGAGCGATCGTTTTGGCTGCCCACGGTACGAGTTTGAGGTAGGAGGGGGCTGAGAATCCTTGGCCATGGCGCGGCGGCTTATCCATCCTTGCGCCGGGGAAGGCGTCTGGGTCGTTTCGAAATTGCGAATCAGGGTATTGGCTCGCCATGGCCCGTATTTCCGGAAGCTTGGTCGAGAGGATAGCGTGCAACTGCTCGGGTCCCTTCAGGACGTCCTGCATCGCTTGCACCCGACCCATTGCAGTGTAATACTGCATGGAAATCAGGTGTTTGATGTCCATGTAGCCGGACTCTCTGACCACTCGACCGCCATGCTCATACGGGCTGTGTATCAATGCAGCGATCATTCGGTTGCGGGTGTGAAAGTATGCCTGCCATCCAACGAGGTCGTCCTTGTCGATCCAAGAAACGTGCCATACGGCGGAGCCGGGCATGGAAACTGTTGGATAGCCCGCCGCCTTTGCCCTCAGCCCGTACTCGGCATCGTCCCACTTGATGAAGACGGGTAGGGAAAGCCCAATGTCGCGGATTGTGGCTGTCGGGATCAGGGACATCCACCAGCCGTTGTAATCCACATCCACCCGTCTGTGCAGCCACGGCGTCTGGCGGAGATTGGAGCGCACGAAGTCGTGTCCGAGAATTTGTTCGGCAACAGGCTGGTCGGGTTGGAACCGCCAGGGGTTGACGGTCTCGCCGAAGGTGTGGAGGACAGTTCGGTTGTAGAGGTCGAACATGTGGCCACCCACGATGGTGGGAGATTTGCACCGATCGGCGAAGGTGAGGAGTCGGGAAATGCTCTCGGGCTCCATCACTATGTCGTCGTCGAGCAGCAGAACGTAGTCGCTGCCGTTTTCAACGGCTTCATACATTCCTCTGGCGAACCCACCCGATCCCCCTAGGTTGTCCTGGTCGATGATGCGCAACTTGCCCTGTAGTGCTGCTCGCACCCCGTCAAATCCGGGCTCGTCGGCGACTTTCTTGGTGCCCTGGTCCACTACGAGTACCTCTTTGAGATTTTCGAGGCTCGAGGGATTCTCTGCGAGAATTCTCAGGTTGTTCAGGCAGAAGTCCGGTTTGTTCAGGGTCGTGATTTCGAGGGTTATCTGTCCGGACGGCTTACCGAGAGCGGGCGCCTGCCATTGCGCAGACTCAAGGACAAAGTCCTCGGATGCCGCTACGAGGTCGAACCAGTACCACCCGCCGTCGCCAAACGGCGTGAGTGAAAGGTCGAAGGTCGTTGTGCCGGGGTCCACGACACGCTTGGTATCGACGTGTTGCAGGGATCCCCTGGCGTTCGACTTGTAGACACTAACGCTGCCGGCCCCGAGAGTGTCTATCCGCAGCCGAATATTTTGGACGGAGGTCCAGCGGCGCCAATAGCTGGCAGGGAAGGCATTGAAGTAACTACCGAAGGACACACGTTCGCCGCGCCGGATCGAGGTCGAGTGCCGGGACCGAAAGTCCTCAGCATGGATCTCCTTTGCGCTGCCGAAGCTGCTCTGCGAGGCCTTGTCGTTGAAGGCACTGCCGTCCATAGTGTTGAGCTGGACACTCAGTGCGCTTCCCGTGTCCAGGTATAGCGGCGCAGTATCGACATTCGCCTCGGTGGGAAGAATGATCTGCTGGACTGTCTCCCATCGCGTATCGATTCCGGTCGCCGAATTAGTAGCCATGCGTACTGTGTTCATGCGTCAATTCCCCCGCTCTCCAGCTTCGCGCCGCCCCCGAAGTGGGGCTTGATTTTATTGTCGTACATCGATAGAGCTGAACCGATGGCCATGTGCATGTCGAGGTACTTGTAGGTGCCGAGGCGCCCGCCGAAGAGGACCATGTCCTCCCCCTTTGCAAGGTCACGGTACGCGAGGAGTTTTGCACGGTCAGCTTCTGTATTGACCGGGTAATATGGCTCGTCTCCCTTTTCGGCGAAGCGGGAATACTCGCGCATGATGACGGTGGCGTCTTTCGTGTAGTCGCGCTCGGGATGGAAGTGCCTGAATTCGTGGATGCGGGTATATGGAACGTTCTCGTCCGGATAGTTCATGACAGGACATCCCTGAAAGTCTTCGATCGGCAACACCTCTTCCTCAAGGTCGATCGTCCGCCACGACAAGTCCCCTTCGACATAGTCGAAGTACCGATCAACCGCCCCGGTATACACGACTGGCACCTGACCCAGAGTGGCGCTTCGGGAGTAGGCGTGTCCGTCATCGAAGAAATCGGTGTTCAGCTCTACGGTGATGTTCGGGTGCGCCGCCATGCGTTCAATCCATGCGGTATAGCCGTCCGCCGGAAGTCCCTCGTACTTGTCGTTGAAGTAGCGGTTGTCGTACGTGTATCGGACAGGCAGCCGAGAAATTATCTCCGCTGGAAGATCCTTGGGATCCGTCTGCCACTGCTTGCCTGTGTAGTACTTGATGAATGCTTCGTACAATGGGCGTCCGATGAGTTGGATTCCCTTGTCATTGAGATTTTCAGGGTCGGTCCCGGCCAACTCACCCGCCTGCTCCTGAATCAACGCCCGTGCTTCTCCCGGGCTCATGGATGCGCGGAAGAACTGGTTGATCGTGCCAAGGTTGATCGGCATCGGATACACCTCGCCCTTGTGGCTTGTGTAGACCTTGTGCTGATAGGCGGTGAAACCGGTGAACCTGTTGACGTACTCCCACACCCGCTCGTTCGAGGTGTGAAAAAGGTGTGCCCCGTACCGATGAACCTCGATGCCTGTCTGCTTTTCGTTCTCGCTGTATGCATTCCCGCCTATGTGATGACGACGGTCCAGGACTGCAACTTTCAACCCTAGTTCTGTTGCGGCCCTTTCGGCGATCGTTAGGCCGAAAAAGCCCGATCCGACGACGACGAGGTCAACGTTCACAAATTCTCCTGGGTTGGGTTCGGCAGTGCGCAAGCGGCATGCGCCCGCGGGGTCAAGGTTACCCGACCGCCTCAGAAGAAGCTCATCGCCGGACTGCCACCGTCTAGAGTTGTGCTTATGCGCCCGAAAATACTCTGCATCTCCTTCTCTGAGATAACTGCGGATTCCCGCGTCTTGAGGCAACTCGACTTGCTGGCCGAATTCGGCGATGTAACTACTCTCTCCTACGGTGCGCAGCCAGCTGCGGCAGCAGATCATCTTGAAGTCGATACGAAGCTCGCATCGCTCCCTCAGACACCACTGGGAGTGGCTCTCCTCGCTATCAGATGGCATTCCAAAGCCGAGCTGGCAGCCCCAGCAGTGCAACGTGCCCTTGCTCTAGTCAAGGGGCGCCGATTCGATCTCATTGTTGCGAACGAAGCACGGGCCCTCCCTCTTGCGCACTACATCGCAGGCGGAACGCCGATTTGGGGAGACATGCACGAATGGGCTCCGGAAGAGAGAGTGCAGGTGCTCTCCTGGAAGCTTCTCGTCGCGCCGCTCATGACTAGCATCTGCAAGCGATATCTACCTAAAACTGAAGCAATCTCTGTGGTCAATGACTCAATCGCTGAGCTGTATCAGGAGCATTTTTCCTGCAGTACTGAGACTGTTCGGAATGCCCGCCCGTACGTCGAACTCGTTCCTGAGCCACTCACTGACGGGCCAATCCGTCTGGTTCACAGCGGAGCTGCCGTGCCCGGGCGCAATCTGGAGGGCATGATCGAAGCGGTAGGTCTCCTTGGGCCGGGATATACACTCGATTTCTATCTTATTGAGGCACGAGACAACGGTCGCTATTTGCGGCAGATCCAGCACCTTGCAGCAGGGAACGAACAGATCCGCTTTCTCCCCTCCGTAGCTCCACATGAGCTGCCCGAGGTATTGAACGATTACGATCTCGGCATCTATAGCCTCCCGCCACAGACGCGCAATCAGGCTCTGATGCTGCCAAATAAGTTTTTCGACTTTGTTCAGGCGCGTCTCGGAATCGTTTTCAGTCCCTCGCCCGAGACCTCTCGCCTTATTGAGGAGCACCACGTCGGAGTGGTCACCGAGGATTTCTCCGCCGGGTCGCTTGCGTCGGCGATCAAATCGCTGTCACGAGATCAGATTTGGACGTACAAACAGAACACTCATCATGCAGCGCAGGCGTTGAGTTCGGAGTCGGATAGCGAAGTGGCCCGCGGTATTGTGCGTCGGCTGCTCCTCGAACGAAGCCGCCCAGCAAGCCGGTAGAGTGGAAACCATGCGAATTCTCAGCGTTGTAGGTGCGCGCCCTCAGTTCGTGAAGTTGGCTCCTATCGCCTCTGCATTGCAGGGCAAGGCGGATCATCTGATCGCCCACACCGGCCAGCATTACGACGAACTCATGTCAGACGTTTTTTTCAACGATCTAGGCATTCCGGCGCCGGACTTTAATTTAGCCGTGGGGTCAGG belongs to Arthrobacter tumbae and includes:
- a CDS encoding DUF6541 family protein, which encodes MSWWQVLPVVVGAVGLILLPGYVVAAGCGAKGMSRLGLAAPLTTSVVSMSAIVAGALRSDWSLWWLVLPTLALAIGGVIVRHFTGARRPRRIGLRGLNRPSLRSAVLFLAVTLSGAIIGWRLTQLFGRPESVSQTYDGVFHLNALRYIMDTGSASSLSLGGMPTGGDDPSFYPAAWHGLVSLLIQATDTSIPVAVNATSIAVGAIVWPIGCIFLCTRITGNRPIPVLVTGVLASGFSAFPYLLLDFGVLYPNFLSVALLPACVALAAMVLRVSSDNRQPWMVSFLALLASLPGLGLAHPSTLMALAALFLPLGGVAMVRHWRQLRRRRAHAARFIPSFAALVCYTAAVVVLWQELRPSETASQWEPFQTNARAVGEILAAAPMGEPAAWMIMFLTFAGLLHIVLKRGTWWGFGIFLVTAFLYVVASSEPQGDFRNLITGVWYNDSFRLAALLPVTTIVLASIGGSWIVTATAQHLQERGKHIVLQRVHPRLTTTVPAIAATITAVAVLVPLVQGPSVSVPVREAHRLNYDLNEESALSVDERELIGRLPQHVPDDAVVAGNPWSGMAYAYALSGVEVLTPHLGTTGAPENLQLLMELDQAATNPAICPLLESTGVQYVLEFAGKEIHAGDHFYPGVEGLAGQPGLRVLDSEGQATLYEITTC
- a CDS encoding ABC transporter ATP-binding protein yields the protein MSTAIHVHNVSKQFVLRHTRSIKEAFVWLMRGRKGDLSEKFFALRGVSLEIEQGETVALLGLNGSGKSTLLKHISGVMLPDVGTVLTRGRVAGLIEVGAGFHPDLSGRDNVYLNGAILGMSEKQIEACFDSIVEFSEIGQFIDTEVKFYSSGMYLRLAFSVAVHTNPEVFLVDEILAVGDEPFQKKCIAKIKELAAAGRTLVVVSHDLDLVSQICERGILLENGHIVMDGSVGDVVARLRS
- a CDS encoding ABC transporter permease translates to MSGELVAPGLGRGLKDVLRSRYLLQLLVAKELKVRYRGSVLGLLWSYVKPGVQFVVFWFALGVFLGMNRNTENYPIYLFSGIILINFFTEALGNASRSIVGNGGLIKKIYLPRELFPVASVWVSAVHFFPQLVVLLAACLFTGWTPGIFEVAAAAAGFVIVALLATGLGLFFGAANVYFRDSENFVDMLLMIATWASPVLYSWTMVRDTLGTGFLAVYQANPLTIAVELFHFAFWKPTTTSITDAATAAPPNLFGVWLPIGVATAVLVIVLGQYTFRRLEGRFAQEL
- a CDS encoding glycosyltransferase — encoded protein: MNTVRMATNSATGIDTRWETVQQIILPTEANVDTAPLYLDTGSALSVQLNTMDGSAFNDKASQSSFGSAKEIHAEDFRSRHSTSIRRGERVSFGSYFNAFPASYWRRWTSVQNIRLRIDTLGAGSVSVYKSNARGSLQHVDTKRVVDPGTTTFDLSLTPFGDGGWYWFDLVAASEDFVLESAQWQAPALGKPSGQITLEITTLNKPDFCLNNLRILAENPSSLENLKEVLVVDQGTKKVADEPGFDGVRAALQGKLRIIDQDNLGGSGGFARGMYEAVENGSDYVLLLDDDIVMEPESISRLLTFADRCKSPTIVGGHMFDLYNRTVLHTFGETVNPWRFQPDQPVAEQILGHDFVRSNLRQTPWLHRRVDVDYNGWWMSLIPTATIRDIGLSLPVFIKWDDAEYGLRAKAAGYPTVSMPGSAVWHVSWIDKDDLVGWQAYFHTRNRMIAALIHSPYEHGGRVVRESGYMDIKHLISMQYYTAMGRVQAMQDVLKGPEQLHAILSTKLPEIRAMASQYPDSQFRNDPDAFPGARMDKPPRHGQGFSAPSYLKLVPWAAKTIARQLSKPVLQSSKERPQAFVAHQDNKWWRMSQYDSAVVSNAEGTGASWYQRDPQKLRALLAESARLNAEILRHWPRLREQYRAALPELTSFESWKKTFEASSQKSQGD
- the glf gene encoding UDP-galactopyranose mutase; protein product: MNVDLVVVGSGFFGLTIAERAATELGLKVAVLDRRHHIGGNAYSENEKQTGIEVHRYGAHLFHTSNERVWEYVNRFTGFTAYQHKVYTSHKGEVYPMPINLGTINQFFRASMSPGEARALIQEQAGELAGTDPENLNDKGIQLIGRPLYEAFIKYYTGKQWQTDPKDLPAEIISRLPVRYTYDNRYFNDKYEGLPADGYTAWIERMAAHPNITVELNTDFFDDGHAYSRSATLGQVPVVYTGAVDRYFDYVEGDLSWRTIDLEEEVLPIEDFQGCPVMNYPDENVPYTRIHEFRHFHPERDYTKDATVIMREYSRFAEKGDEPYYPVNTEADRAKLLAYRDLAKGEDMVLFGGRLGTYKYLDMHMAIGSALSMYDNKIKPHFGGGAKLESGGIDA